A stretch of the Acanthopagrus latus isolate v.2019 chromosome 9, fAcaLat1.1, whole genome shotgun sequence genome encodes the following:
- the LOC119025949 gene encoding olfactory receptor 11A1-like yields MDDGLNVTYITLDGYVELNKYRYLYFVIMLTAYILIICSNAIIVYLIWSHQNLHEPMYIFIAALSANSILFSTAIYPKLLIDSLSEKQIISHAACFFQWFLFYSSGGSDFLLLAAMAYDRYVSICKPLQYPTIMRTTTVNICLGLAWLLPACQVAGALAIIANRKICYFTLKGIICNSSVQKLICVSSRVISVYGMIGMFTIGFFPVFFILFTYTKIFIVSSRSCREVRRKAAQTCLPHLIVLINVSCLFAFNIIIARLEYNFPNVVHLIVTLQMILFSPLFNPIIYGVKMKEISKHLKRLFCSVKQT; encoded by the coding sequence ATGGATGATGGATTAAATGTAACATATATAACTCTTGATGGTTATGTGGAACTAAACAAATACAGATATCTTTATTTTGTGATCATGCTAACAGCATATATTCTAATAATCTGCAGTAACGCCATAATTGTGTATCTGATCTGGAGTCACCAAAACCTCCATGAGCCcatgtacattttcattgcagCTCTGTCAGCCAACTCTATTCTTTTCAGCACTGCTATCTACCCAAAGCTTCTGATTGACTCTTTATCTGAGAAACAGATCATTTCACATGCTGCATGTTTCTTTCaatggtttttattttactcttcaGGTGGTTCAGATTTCTTACTGTTGGCAGCCATGGCCTATGACAGGTATGTGTCTATATGTAAACCTCTACAATATCCAACTATCATGAGGACAACAACTGTAAATATCTGTCTAGGTTTGGCTTGGCTTCTGCCTGCTTGTCAGGTTGCAGGTGCACTTGCAATTATTGCTAATAGAAAAATCTGTTACTTTACTTTGAAAGGAATAATTTGCAACAGTTCGGTTCAAAAACTTATTTGTGTGAGCTCACGAGTGATATCTGTGTATGGTATGATTGGAATGTTCACTATAGGATTCTTCCCTGTGTTTTTTATACTTTTCACATACACCAAAATATTTATAGTATCCTCTCGAAGTTGTAGAGAAGTCAGGAGAAAAGCTGCACAAACCTGTTTACCACACCTGATAGTTTTGATAAAcgtttcttgtttgtttgcatttaatATCATTATAGCTCGACTGGAATACAATTTTCCAAATGTTGTGCATTTAATAGTGACCcttcaaatgattttatttagtCCTCTCTTTAATCCAATCATATAtggagtgaaaatgaaagaaatttcCAAACACCTGAAGAGGTTGTTCTGTTCAGTCAAACAGACTTAA